In Mesorhizobium sp. M9A.F.Ca.ET.002.03.1.2, the DNA window GTCGGCCAGTTCGAGATCAATCTGAACCATGTCGCGGACGCCTTGCGCGCCGCCGACGACGCCGTTCTGTTCAAGCGCACCGTCAAGGGCATCGCCCGCAAGCACGGCTTTGCCGCCTGCTTCATGGCGAAGCCTTATGGCGACCGCGCCGGCAACGGCTTTCACGTCCATTTCAGCCTGACCGACGCCGAAGGCCGCAATGTCTTCGACGACGGCAGCGACCAGGGTTCGGACGTCATGCGCCATGCCGTCGGCGGTCTGCTCGCAGCCATGGCCGAAAGCACGCTGGTGTTCGCGCCGCACTTCAATTCCTACCGCAGGCTGCGTCCCAGGTCCTATGCGCCGACCGCGGTTGCCTGGGGTTATGAGAACCGCATGGTCGCGATCCGCATCCCCGGCGGACCGACGGGCGCGCGCCGGATCGAGCATCGCGTCGCCGGCGCCGACGCCAATCCGTACCTCGTGCTTGCGGCCATCCTGGGCGCCGCACTCATCGGCATCGAAGGGCAATTGTCGCCTGGCGATCCAGCGGGCAGAGACGGGCAAGGACTTCAGCCGGCCAAGCTGCCGCCGGACTGGGCCTCCGCGATCGCCAGCTTCGAGAGCGGGGCGCATGTGGCGGCGATATTTCCGGCCATCCTGCGCGACTCTTTCATCGCCTGCAAACGGCAGGAGCTGAATACGTTCGCGCTCAATGTCAGCGACTTCGAACTCGAGACCTATCTCGAAAGCGTTTAATTTTAAGGCCATCGCGCGGAGCGCCAACGACCGACATCCCGCCGTCCGCGGCGGGAAACCGTCAACCGGCATTCTCGCGCAGCGGCATGCAACTTTCCCCGACGATCAGAGCCGGCTGGAAAACGATGCTGCGCACGGGCTCCGATACCCTTTCCTCGATGCGATCGACGAGCAGGCGCAGCGCTTCGTTGGTCATGTCGGCGATGGGGTGCTCCGTTCTCGTCAGTCGCGGCTTCAAGCCGCCGGCGCCCGCGACCGTGTCCGTCGAGGCGATCGAGATGTCCTGCGGACAGCGCAGGCCAAGATCGGCAACGGCGCGCATCACGCCGATCGCCATGACGCCGTTCGCGACATAGATCGCCGTCGGGCGGTCGGGCGAACTCATCATGTCGCGAGCGACCGAATAGGCGGCTTCCTCGCGAAATTCGCCGGACCTGATATGACCAGGTTGCGGTGCAAGTCCTCGCGCGGCCATCGCATCGATCATGCCATCAAGCCTGCCCTTGCTGGTCGACAGCTGCATCGGACCGGTGATCGAGCCTATGCGGCGATGTCCAAGGTCGAGCAGGTAGTCGGCGGCCTGTCTGCCGGCTTCCCGATTGTCGATAGTCACCGTATCGGCGCTGTTGCCTTCGATCGATCGCCCCAGAAGAACGGTCGCGATGCCATCGAACTCGTGTGGCTGATATTGATTTGCCGCGCCCACCGGTACCAGGACCATTCCGTCGCAGCCAAGAGTGCGAATTCGCGACAGGATGCGCCGTTCCGTATCGGGCTTTTCATCGCTGTTGAACAGCACGAGCGAATAGCCCCACGCCGCGACAGCCGCCTCCGCCGACCAGACGATGCGCGCGTAGAACGGGTTCGAGAGATCGGCCACCGCAAGGGCGATCAACTGGCTGCGGCTGCGGCGCAGATTGCGGGCAGCCAGCGACGGTTCGTAGCGCAGCTCGCGAATGGCGGTAACGACACGAGCCCTCAGTTCGGGGCTGACGAAGGCAGTATCGTTCATGACGGCCGAGACCGTCGCAGTCGATACGCCCGCCTTTCTGGCAACGTCTTTGATGGTGGCCATTTTGCCCTGATAGCTAATCGTTTCGCTGAAGTCTGGTTCAGATTTATGGCCGTGTCCAGCGGATTCATGCTTGCATTGGATCGCATTTTGCGTGACGTTAGCGAAACGGTTTGCTGCCAAGAGGCTCTGGCGGCAGATCAGGTGAAGGAGGAGAACCCATGAGAAATCTAGCTTGCATCATCGCCGCCGGAGTGCTCTCGCTCGTGACGGCTGGCGCTGCCGCGCAGGACAAGCCGCTGCTTGGCATCGTGTCCATCAGCGCCACCGAAGCCAACAATGTCCGCTACATCCAGGGCGCCACGAAGGCAGCCGATGAGCTTGGCTGGAAGACCAACGTTGTGGATGCCGCCGGCAGTGCCGACCAGGCGAACGCGGCGATCCAAAATTTCGCGCAGCTCAAGGCGCATGCGATCATCGACATGGTATTTCCCTATTCGTCGATCGGCGCCGGTCTGGCCGCCGCGGGCGACGCTGGAATACCTGTGGTGACCT includes these proteins:
- a CDS encoding glutamine synthetase family protein — protein: MGDAIADVLKWLESRDDIQSLRAAVCDLNGIMRGKRIPVEQARKALEGKLRMPYSLVGLDIWGEDIEGNTLVFGTGDADGLCQWTGRGILPVSWTAHPTALVPLWLADETGAPFLGDPRRALARILDRYKALGLTPVTATELEFYLVDPQSQRPIGPVSPVTGRRLDSDAALSIDEIDDFEAFIHDVYGACRMQGIPVDTAIAENGVGQFEINLNHVADALRAADDAVLFKRTVKGIARKHGFAACFMAKPYGDRAGNGFHVHFSLTDAEGRNVFDDGSDQGSDVMRHAVGGLLAAMAESTLVFAPHFNSYRRLRPRSYAPTAVAWGYENRMVAIRIPGGPTGARRIEHRVAGADANPYLVLAAILGAALIGIEGQLSPGDPAGRDGQGLQPAKLPPDWASAIASFESGAHVAAIFPAILRDSFIACKRQELNTFALNVSDFELETYLESV
- a CDS encoding LacI family DNA-binding transcriptional regulator → MATIKDVARKAGVSTATVSAVMNDTAFVSPELRARVVTAIRELRYEPSLAARNLRRSRSQLIALAVADLSNPFYARIVWSAEAAVAAWGYSLVLFNSDEKPDTERRILSRIRTLGCDGMVLVPVGAANQYQPHEFDGIATVLLGRSIEGNSADTVTIDNREAGRQAADYLLDLGHRRIGSITGPMQLSTSKGRLDGMIDAMAARGLAPQPGHIRSGEFREEAAYSVARDMMSSPDRPTAIYVANGVMAIGVMRAVADLGLRCPQDISIASTDTVAGAGGLKPRLTRTEHPIADMTNEALRLLVDRIEERVSEPVRSIVFQPALIVGESCMPLRENAG